One stretch of Candidatus Binatia bacterium DNA includes these proteins:
- a CDS encoding tripartite tricarboxylate transporter substrate-binding protein, whose product MQRIASAFFVFLIGTGTLEAQTPYFQRKTIKLIAGFPAGVAYDLYARLTAPYLVKHIPGKPEIIVQNMPGAGSMIAANYLYTVAKPDGLTIGSILPTLYFDQLIGRNEVQFDWAKFTWIGSSDRSNHLLYMRADSPYKTIHDVAKAAEPPKCGSTGTGATGYYLPKLIEEALGTKFNVVTGYPGGADIDLAAERGEIHCRALTIAAYYSREPYHTWRKNGFVRILLQTGKKPDERLPDAPTFANLMNEYKTPEAARRLATVVLAGGDFGRPMVASPGTGAEQVKILREAYRKALNDPELLAEAKKKGLDIDPTPGDELEALAKEVNVQPRQIVERMKKMLEK is encoded by the coding sequence ATGCAGCGAATCGCAAGTGCTTTCTTCGTCTTTCTTATAGGGACCGGAACTCTTGAAGCCCAGACGCCGTACTTCCAGAGAAAAACGATCAAGCTCATCGCCGGCTTTCCCGCCGGAGTCGCCTACGATCTCTACGCGCGGCTGACCGCGCCCTATCTAGTCAAACACATTCCCGGCAAGCCCGAGATCATCGTGCAAAATATGCCCGGCGCCGGCTCGATGATCGCGGCGAATTATCTTTACACCGTGGCGAAGCCCGACGGGCTGACGATCGGGTCCATTTTGCCCACGCTCTACTTCGACCAGTTGATCGGCCGCAACGAAGTCCAATTCGACTGGGCGAAATTTACCTGGATCGGCAGCTCCGACCGCTCGAATCACCTGCTCTACATGCGCGCCGATAGTCCGTACAAGACGATTCACGACGTGGCGAAGGCGGCGGAACCGCCCAAGTGCGGCAGCACGGGAACCGGAGCGACGGGGTATTACCTGCCGAAGCTCATCGAAGAAGCGCTGGGCACAAAGTTCAACGTCGTTACCGGCTATCCCGGCGGCGCCGATATCGATCTCGCGGCCGAGCGCGGCGAGATTCACTGTCGCGCGCTCACGATCGCGGCCTATTATTCGCGCGAGCCGTATCACACGTGGCGCAAGAACGGCTTTGTCCGAATCCTGCTTCAGACCGGCAAAAAGCCCGACGAGAGATTGCCCGACGCGCCGACATTTGCCAACCTCATGAACGAATACAAAACGCCCGAAGCCGCCCGGCGGCTTGCGACCGTCGTTCTGGCGGGCGGCGATTTCGGCCGGCCGATGGTCGCATCTCCGGGAACGGGCGCGGAGCAGGTTAAAATCCTGCGCGAAGCTTATCGGAAGGCGCTGAACGATCCCGAGCTTTTGGCCGAGGCGAAAAAGAAAGGACTGGACATCGATCCGACGCCGGGCGACGAGCTGGAAGCTCTGGCGAAAGAGGTCAACGTTCAACCGCGGCAAATCGTCGAGCGAATGAAAAAAATGCTGGAGAAGTAA